The following coding sequences are from one Musa acuminata AAA Group cultivar baxijiao chromosome BXJ1-6, Cavendish_Baxijiao_AAA, whole genome shotgun sequence window:
- the LOC135675818 gene encoding uncharacterized protein At2g34160-like: protein MEEITDGVNNLSVTADSYKKNRIQVSNTKKPLFFYVNLAKRYMQQHNEVELSALGMAIATVVTIAEILKNNGLAVEKKIMTSTVDVNDESRGRPLQKAKIEILLGKTEKFDELMAAAAEKEAGDGEEQS, encoded by the exons ATGGAGGAGATCACGGACGGCGTTAACAATCTCAGCGTCACCGCCGATTCGTACAAGAAGAACCGCATCCAGGTCTCAAACACCAAGAAGCCCCTCTTCTTCTACGTCAATCTTGCGAAG AGGTACATGCAGCAACACAATGAGGTGGAGCTTTCGGCTCTTGGAATGG CCATTGCAACTGTAGTCACCATTGCAGAGATTCTAAAAAATAATGGTCTTGCTGTTGAGAAGA agATTATGACATCTACTGTTGATGTGAATGATGAATCAAGGGGGCGGCCGTTGCAGAAAGCAAAG ATTGAGATATTGCTGGGTAAAACTGAAAAGTTCGACGAGTTGATGGCTGCAGCGGCAGAGAAAGAGGCAGGAGACGGTGAGGAGCAGAGCTGA